A window of Bos taurus isolate L1 Dominette 01449 registration number 42190680 breed Hereford chromosome 19, ARS-UCD2.0, whole genome shotgun sequence contains these coding sequences:
- the ANKRD13B gene encoding ankyrin repeat domain-containing protein 13B isoform X1, producing the protein MIPANASARKGPEGKYPLHYLVWHNRHRELEKEVRAGQVDIEQLDPRGRTPLHLATTLGHLECARVLLAHGADVGRENRSGWTVLQEAVSTRDLELVQLVLRYRDYQRVVKRLAGIPVLLEKLRKAQDFYVEMKWEFTSWVPLVSKICPSDTYKVWKSGQNLRVDTTLLGFDHMTWQRGNRSFIFRGQDASAVVMEIDHDRRVVYTETLALAGQDRELLLAAAQPTEEQVLSRLTAPVVTTQLDTKNISFERNKTGILGWRSEKTEMVNGYEAKVYGASNVELITRTRTEHLSEQHKGKVKGCKTPLQSFLGIAEQHGGPQNGTLITQTLSQANPTAITAEEYFNPNFELGNRDMGRPMELTTKTQKFKAKLWLCEEHPLSLCEQVAPIIDLMAVSNALFAKLRDFITLRLPPGFPVKIEIPIFHILNARITFGNLNGCDEPVPLVRGSPSSETPSPGSDSSSVSSSSSTTSCRGCEISPALFEAPRGYSVLGGQREATTRDDDDDLLQFAIQQSLLEAGSEYDQVTIWEALTNSKPGTHPMSYEGRRQDRSVPARPEKVSKRLCPHPRLHIENTTGTLSTAHPATAGWAAHLGPKKPRSPHRGPCWCQGGVLSQPKGGLRAFTDPHQTEERSAHAAAPARTSRSPGVGPQPSAQPAPRPGRPRVPELRRAVAAGHGAVCAGAGGAAAARATGGGGAGTHPAALPDRAVVPSAGRPGHAPRNPPRSEDRPARTLAEMSGDRRGRLAGAAAHLSTDAEGFGPAAEYLSGPGPWRQLARPGSLALLYPDPPATLLLWARTGPRVEPGGPEGETVLRGAGSPSSAPSGRSSFLLTDPTPGHCP; encoded by the exons GTGGACATTGAGCAGCTGGATCCCCGGGGGCGGACTCCCCTGCACTTGGCCACCACCCTGGGGCACCTCGAGTGTGCCCGAGTGCTCCTGGCGCACGGCGCAGACGTGGGCAGGGAGAATCGCAGCGGCTGGACAG TGCTTCAGGAAGCTGTGAGTACCCGGGACCTGGAGCTGGTGCAGCTGGTGCTACGGTACCGGGACTACCAGCGGGTGGTGAAGCGGCTGGCGGGCATCCCCGTGCTCCTGGAGAAGCTGCGCAAG gcccaGGACTTCTACGTGGAGATGAAATGGGAGTTCACTAGCTGGG TGCCCTTGGTGTCCAAGATCTGCCCCAGTGACACCTACAAAGTGTGGAAGAGTGGACAGAACCTTCGGGTAGACACCACACTCCTGGGCTTTGACCACATGACGTGGCAGCGAGGGAACCGCAGCTTCATCTTCAGGGGCCAAG ACGCGAGTGCCGTGGTTATGGAGATTGACCACGACCGCCGCGTGGTGTACACGGAGACCCTGGCTCTGGCCGGGCAGGACCGTGAGCTGCTGCTGGCTGCTGCCCAGCCCACGGAGGAGCAGGTGCTGAGCCGGCTCACTGCACCTGTTGTCACTACGCAACTGGACACCAAGAACATCTCCTTTGAGAG GAACAAGACAGGCATCCTGGGCTGGCGCAGTGAGAAGACCGAGATGGTGAATGGGTATGAAGCCAAG GTATATGGGGCATCCAATGTGGAGCTCATCACCCGGACACGGACAGAGCATCTTTCAGAACAGCACAAGGGCAAGGTCAAAG GTTGTAAGACACCTCTGCAGTCCTTCCTGGGAATTGCTGAGCAGCATGGGGGCCCCCAAAACGGG ACCCTGATCACTCAGACCCTGAGCCAAGCCAACCCCACTGCCATCACTGCAGAAGAGTACTTCAACCCCAACTTTGAGCTTGGAAACCGCGACATGGGTCGCCCCATGGAACTGACCACCAAAACACAGAA GTTCAAGGCCAAGCTGTGGCTGTGTGAGGAGCATCCCCTGTCCCTGTGTGAGCAGGTGGCCCCCATCATTGACCTCATGGCCGTCAGCAACGCACTTTTCGCCAAGCTCCGGGATTTCATTACCCTGCGCCTGCCTCCGGGATTCCCCGTCAAGATTG AAATTCCGATTTTCCACATCCTCAACGCCCGCATCACCTTCGGGAACCTCAATGGCTGTGACGAGCCGGTGCCGTTGGTGAGAGGCAGCCCCAGCAGCGAGACCCCTTCCCCAGGCAGCGACTCCTCCAGCGTCAGCAGCTCCAGTTCCACCA CCTCGTGCCGCGGCTGCGAGATCTCCCCCGCGTTGTTCGAGGCCCCGCGCGGCTACAGCGTGCTGGGCGGCCAGCGCGAGGCCACCACTCGCGACGACGACGACGACCTGCTACAGTTCGCCATCCAGCAGAGCCTGCTAGAGGCGGGCAGTGAGTACGACCAG GTCACCATCTGGGAGGCGCTCACCAACAGCAAACCGGGCACTCACCCCATGTCCTACGAAGGCCGCCGGCAGGACAGGTCGGTGCCCGCCCGTCCTGAGAAGGTTTCGAAGCGTCtatgcccccacccccgcctccacaTAGAGAACACGACCGGGACCCTGTCCACAGCGCATCCGGCCACTGCCGGCTGGGCAGCCCACCTTGGCCCAAAGAAACCGCGGTCCCCTCATCGGGGACCCTGCTGGTGTCAAGGTGGCGTCCTTTCCCAGCCCAAAGGCGGCCTGAGAGCTTTCACAGATCCTCACCAGACAGAG GAGCGCTCCGCCCACGCCGCAGCGCCAGCCCGTACCTCGCGCAGCCCTGGCGTCGGTCCCCAGCCCTCGGCCCAGCCCGCGCCCAGGCCCGGGCGGCCACGTGTTCCGGAGCTACGACGAGCAGTTGCGGCTGGCCATGGAGCTGTCTGCGCAGGAGCAGGAGGAGCGGCGGCGGCGCGCgcgacaggaggaggaggagctggaacGCATCCTGCGGCTCTCCCTGACCGAGCAGTAGTGCCCTCTGCCGGGCGCCCAGGCCACGCCCCGCGGAACCCGCCCCGGAGCGAGGACCGCCCCGCCCGCACGCTCGCCGAGATGTCTGGAGACCGGAGGGGTCGCCTCGCGGGCGCAGCGGCGCACCTGTCAACCGACGCGGAGGGGTTCGGGCCGGCCGCGGAGTACCTTTCCGGGCCAGGGCCCTGGAGGCAGCTGGCACGGCCCGGTTCCCTTGCTTTGCTGTATCCTGACCCCCCCGCCACCCTTCTCCTCTGGGCTCGGACCGGTCCACGGGTGGAACCAGGCGGTCCTGAGGGGGAGACGGTCCTGAGAGGAGCAGGGTCTCCGTCCTCTGCTCCTTCTGGCCGGTCCTCCTTTCTGCTCACTGACCCCACTCCAGGACACTGCCCGTGA
- the CORO6 gene encoding coronin-6 isoform X4 produces the protein MRGTRSGVQRLGLQLRSPENNFEEPVALQEMDTSNGVLLPFYDPDSSIVYLCGKGDSSIRYFEITEEPPFVHYLNTFSSKEPQRGMGFMPKRGLDVSKCEIARFYKLHERKCEPIVMTVPRKSDLFQDDLYPDTPGPEPALEADEWLSGQDADPVLISLRDGYVPPKHRELRVTKRNILDVRPPSGPRRSQSASNAPLSQHTLETLLEEIKALREQVQAQEQRITSLENMLCELVDGTD, from the exons ATGCGGGGGACCAGGAGTGGTGTCCAGAGGTTGGGTCTGCAGCTTCGTTCACCAGAG AACAACTTCGAGGAGCCAGTGGCGCTGCAGGAGATGGACACAAGCAATGGGGTCCTACTGCCTTTCTACGATCCCGACTCCAGCATCGTCTACCTGTGCGGCAAG GGCGACAGCAGCATTCGGTACTTTGAGATCACCGAGGAACCTCCCTTCGTGCACTACCTGAACACCTTCAGCAGCAAGGAGCCGCAGAGGGGCATGGGCTTCATGCCCAAGCGGGGACTCGACGTCAGCAAGTGCGAGATCGCACG GTTCTACAAGTTGCACGAAAGAAAGTGTGAACCCATCGTCATGACTGTGCCCCGCAAG TCAGACCTGTTCCAGGACGACCTTTACCCAGATACGCCGGGCCCCGAGCCGGCCCTAGAAGCAGACGAATGGCTATCAGGTCAGGACGCCGACCCCGTGCTCATCTCGTTGAGGGACGGTTACGTGCCTCCCAAGCACCGCGAGCTCCGGGTCACCAAGCGCAACATCCTGGACGTGCGCCCGCCCTCCGGCCCTCGTCGCAGCCAGTCAGCCAGCAATGCCCCCTTGTCG CAGCACACCCTGGAGACGCTGCTGGAGGAGATCAAGGCCCTGCGCGAGCAGGTGCAGGCCCAGGAGCAGCGCATCACGTCTTTGGAGAACATGCTGTGCGAGCTGGTGGACGGCACGGACTAG
- the ANKRD13B gene encoding ankyrin repeat domain-containing protein 13B yields the protein MIPANASARKGPEGKYPLHYLVWHNRHRELEKEVRAGQVDIEQLDPRGRTPLHLATTLGHLECARVLLAHGADVGRENRSGWTVLQEAVSTRDLELVQLVLRYRDYQRVVKRLAGIPVLLEKLRKAQDFYVEMKWEFTSWVPLVSKICPSDTYKVWKSGQNLRVDTTLLGFDHMTWQRGNRSFIFRGQDASAVVMEIDHDRRVVYTETLALAGQDRELLLAAAQPTEEQVLSRLTAPVVTTQLDTKNISFERNKTGILGWRSEKTEMVNGYEAKVYGASNVELITRTRTEHLSEQHKGKVKGCKTPLQSFLGIAEQHGGPQNGTLITQTLSQANPTAITAEEYFNPNFELGNRDMGRPMELTTKTQKFKAKLWLCEEHPLSLCEQVAPIIDLMAVSNALFAKLRDFITLRLPPGFPVKIEIPIFHILNARITFGNLNGCDEPVPLVRGSPSSETPSPGSDSSSVSSSSSTTSCRGCEISPALFEAPRGYSVLGGQREATTRDDDDDLLQFAIQQSLLEAGSEYDQVTIWEALTNSKPGTHPMSYEGRRQDRSAPPTPQRQPVPRAALASVPSPRPSPRPGPGGHVFRSYDEQLRLAMELSAQEQEERRRRARQEEEELERILRLSLTEQ from the exons GTGGACATTGAGCAGCTGGATCCCCGGGGGCGGACTCCCCTGCACTTGGCCACCACCCTGGGGCACCTCGAGTGTGCCCGAGTGCTCCTGGCGCACGGCGCAGACGTGGGCAGGGAGAATCGCAGCGGCTGGACAG TGCTTCAGGAAGCTGTGAGTACCCGGGACCTGGAGCTGGTGCAGCTGGTGCTACGGTACCGGGACTACCAGCGGGTGGTGAAGCGGCTGGCGGGCATCCCCGTGCTCCTGGAGAAGCTGCGCAAG gcccaGGACTTCTACGTGGAGATGAAATGGGAGTTCACTAGCTGGG TGCCCTTGGTGTCCAAGATCTGCCCCAGTGACACCTACAAAGTGTGGAAGAGTGGACAGAACCTTCGGGTAGACACCACACTCCTGGGCTTTGACCACATGACGTGGCAGCGAGGGAACCGCAGCTTCATCTTCAGGGGCCAAG ACGCGAGTGCCGTGGTTATGGAGATTGACCACGACCGCCGCGTGGTGTACACGGAGACCCTGGCTCTGGCCGGGCAGGACCGTGAGCTGCTGCTGGCTGCTGCCCAGCCCACGGAGGAGCAGGTGCTGAGCCGGCTCACTGCACCTGTTGTCACTACGCAACTGGACACCAAGAACATCTCCTTTGAGAG GAACAAGACAGGCATCCTGGGCTGGCGCAGTGAGAAGACCGAGATGGTGAATGGGTATGAAGCCAAG GTATATGGGGCATCCAATGTGGAGCTCATCACCCGGACACGGACAGAGCATCTTTCAGAACAGCACAAGGGCAAGGTCAAAG GTTGTAAGACACCTCTGCAGTCCTTCCTGGGAATTGCTGAGCAGCATGGGGGCCCCCAAAACGGG ACCCTGATCACTCAGACCCTGAGCCAAGCCAACCCCACTGCCATCACTGCAGAAGAGTACTTCAACCCCAACTTTGAGCTTGGAAACCGCGACATGGGTCGCCCCATGGAACTGACCACCAAAACACAGAA GTTCAAGGCCAAGCTGTGGCTGTGTGAGGAGCATCCCCTGTCCCTGTGTGAGCAGGTGGCCCCCATCATTGACCTCATGGCCGTCAGCAACGCACTTTTCGCCAAGCTCCGGGATTTCATTACCCTGCGCCTGCCTCCGGGATTCCCCGTCAAGATTG AAATTCCGATTTTCCACATCCTCAACGCCCGCATCACCTTCGGGAACCTCAATGGCTGTGACGAGCCGGTGCCGTTGGTGAGAGGCAGCCCCAGCAGCGAGACCCCTTCCCCAGGCAGCGACTCCTCCAGCGTCAGCAGCTCCAGTTCCACCA CCTCGTGCCGCGGCTGCGAGATCTCCCCCGCGTTGTTCGAGGCCCCGCGCGGCTACAGCGTGCTGGGCGGCCAGCGCGAGGCCACCACTCGCGACGACGACGACGACCTGCTACAGTTCGCCATCCAGCAGAGCCTGCTAGAGGCGGGCAGTGAGTACGACCAG GTCACCATCTGGGAGGCGCTCACCAACAGCAAACCGGGCACTCACCCCATGTCCTACGAAGGCCGCCGGCAGGACAG GAGCGCTCCGCCCACGCCGCAGCGCCAGCCCGTACCTCGCGCAGCCCTGGCGTCGGTCCCCAGCCCTCGGCCCAGCCCGCGCCCAGGCCCGGGCGGCCACGTGTTCCGGAGCTACGACGAGCAGTTGCGGCTGGCCATGGAGCTGTCTGCGCAGGAGCAGGAGGAGCGGCGGCGGCGCGCgcgacaggaggaggaggagctggaacGCATCCTGCGGCTCTCCCTGACCGAGCAGTAG